One Gloeobacter morelensis MG652769 DNA window includes the following coding sequences:
- a CDS encoding Uma2 family endonuclease yields MPILDQLSTGIRSFNVGEYHRMGRAGIFADNERTELIEGAVYSMPPAGPPHAAVVHFIFKYFLALLDAQVADVRVEQPLSIDEYNEPLPDVMIVRPDWRGYFDAHPTPGDVFVIIEVADSSLDRDLRTKSKLYARAGIREYWVVDVNERQVHIFNRPSAEGYGEEQVLDDKGTMTLGSVSIEIARFFAP; encoded by the coding sequence ATGCCCATCCTGGACCAGTTGTCCACCGGAATCCGCAGCTTCAACGTGGGCGAGTACCACCGCATGGGTAGGGCGGGCATTTTTGCCGACAACGAGCGGACCGAACTGATCGAAGGAGCCGTCTATTCGATGCCGCCCGCCGGACCGCCGCATGCCGCAGTTGTGCATTTCATCTTTAAGTACTTCCTCGCGCTTCTAGATGCCCAAGTCGCAGACGTCCGGGTCGAACAACCGTTGTCCATCGACGAATACAACGAACCGCTGCCGGACGTGATGATCGTACGGCCCGACTGGCGGGGCTACTTCGACGCCCACCCGACACCCGGTGATGTCTTTGTAATCATCGAAGTGGCCGATTCGAGTCTGGACAGAGATTTGCGAACCAAGAGCAAGCTCTACGCCCGTGCAGGCATCAGGGAATACTGGGTAGTAGATGTGAACGAGCGTCAGGTACACATTTTCAACCGGCCCAGTGCCGAGGGTTATGGCGAGGAGCAGGTGTTGGACGACAAAGGGACAATGACCTTGGGTTCGGTATCGATCGAGATTGCCCGGTTCTTTGCGCCATAA